GCGGACGCGTCGGCCGTCGGCGAGCGCGGTGACGAGCGTGCGGAGCGCCTTCGCCGTGCGACCGGAGCGTCCGATCACGCGGCCGAGGTCCTCGGGGTGCACGTGCACCTCGAGGACCTCGCCGCGAGCGGAGTCGATCGCGTCCACGCGCACGTCGTCGGGGTGATCGACGATGCCCTTGACCAGGTGCTCGAGCGCGGGAGCGAGCATGCTCAGGCCTTCTCGGCCTCGGCGGCGGCCTCGTCGTCGCCGGACGCGGCAGCCGCGTCGGCGTCGGCGGGCGCCTCGGCCTCGGTCGCCTCGACGGGGGCCTCCTCCTTCTTCGCCTTCGGCTTCAGGACGGGCTTCTTCTTCTCGTCGACGGCGAACACCTCGGGGGCGTCCTTCGTCTTGATGGTGCTCTTGGCACCCTTCTCGCCCTTGAAGGTGCCCCAGTCGCCCGAGAGCTTGAGGAGCGCGGCGACCTGCTCGGTCGGCTGGGCGCCGACGCCGAGCCAGTACTGCGCGCGCTCGGAGTCGATCTCGATGAACGAGG
The Homoserinibacter sp. YIM 151385 DNA segment above includes these coding regions:
- a CDS encoding RNA-binding protein, encoding MLAPALEHLVKGIVDHPDDVRVDAIDSARGEVLEVHVHPEDLGRVIGRSGRTAKALRTLVTALADGRRVRVDVVDTDAS
- the rpsP gene encoding 30S ribosomal protein S16, which encodes MAVKIRLKRLGKIRAPYYRIVVADSRTKRDGRVIEEIGKYHPTEEPSFIEIDSERAQYWLGVGAQPTEQVAALLKLSGDWGTFKGEKGAKSTIKTKDAPEVFAVDEKKKPVLKPKAKKEEAPVEATEAEAPADADAAAASGDDEAAAEAEKA